From the genome of Metarhizium brunneum chromosome 4, complete sequence, one region includes:
- the SFL1 gene encoding Transcription factor SFL1, with product MSTSASTSAPDAMDITSSPTASAPSHVADHETNGKLSNRPNQLPSNDRNPADSSSNMPAPPTVASSAVHQPKIVQTAFIHKLYNMLEDSSIQHLISWSSNAESFVMSPTADFSKVLSQYFKHTNISSFVRQLNMYGFHKERDVFHTGNPDTTLWEFKHGNGSFKRGDIAGLRDIKRRASRHALVHRETNFTKPGSSQPGTPAEPVQVPPESIDARLANLEHTLYDVSARLQRSEETAHYMHVKNQTVMETMGRLLHFNQELTRAMLSLVPLESTIHRDVMGLQGEIQRQADMIRTVDEPQDVPFVGRQQYFSNVDNPPVSPRQLPQDDSRRPAGGLAVPQSQARGQPLYRPGVPSSLTLGARRPYGSIGGSSTTQSSPLRNAAAPPPSGPHPLSNVETPPGNLARRHTAADIRAHGWQPGPSPFSASNAPPGPWPSSPGRVAPEDQRIRESLSTYSLQTASHSHPHSRPTTPPPPHAPANGSSNGADAFGGWSWNSAGNRDTKGPLFKDSSAPPTRRGSMAHILNPSDTAERSDEDEDPRGDDDRKRKRMQ from the exons ATGTCCACATCCGCATCCACATCTGCCCCCGACGCCATGGACATCACTTCTTCTCCTACCGCTTCTGCTCCGAGCCATGTAGCCGACCATGAGACCAATGGCAAGCTGAGCAATCGACCGAACCAACTTCCCAGCAATGACCGAAACCCTGCCGACTCTTCATCCAACATGCCTGCGCCGCCGACAGTTGCCTCATCTGCCGTCCACCAGCCGAAGATTGTACAAACTGCCTTTATCCACAAGCTGTATAA CATGCTGGAAGATTCTAGCATTCAGCACTTGATATCGTGGTCTTCGAATGCGGAGAGCTTTGTCATGTCGCCAACTGCTGATTTTTCCAAAGTCTTGTC ACAATATTTCAAACACACCAATATCTCGTCATTTGTTCGCCAGCTCAATATGTATGGGTTTCATAAGG AACGAGATGTCTTCCACACCGGCAATCCGGATACCACACTGTGGGAGTTTAaacatggcaatggcagtTTTAAGCGAGGTGATATAGCTGGATTGCGTGATATCAAGCGACGAGCTAGTCGTCATGCTCTAGTTCATCGCGAGACCAATTTCACGAAACCTGGCTCTTCGCAACCCGGTACACCTGCTGAGCCTGTTCAAGTCCCCCCGGAGAGCATCGACGCGAGACTTGCAAATCTAGAGCACACCCTCTACGACGTAAGCGCACGATTACAACGAAGCGAAGAAACCGCACATTACATGCACGTGAAAAATCAGACTGTGATGGAAACTATGGGACGATTGCTGCATTTCAACCAAGAATTGACTCGGGCCATGTTGTCGCTAGTGCCGCTGGAGAGTACAATTCACCGAGATG TGATGGGTCTGCAAGGAGAGATACAACGACAGGCCGATATGATTCGGACAGTTGACGAGCCTCAAGATGTGCCATTTGTGGGTCGGCAGCAATACTTCAGCAACGTCGACAACCCTCCGGTGTCGCCAAGGCAATTGCCACAAGATGATTCCAGACGACCAGCTGGTGGACTAGCAGTACCGCAGTCCCAGGCCCGAGGGCAGCCCCTATATCGGCCTGGTGTACCATCGTCTCTTACACTCGGAGCGCGACGTCCATACGGCTCAATTGGTGGCAGCAGCACTACACAATCCTCGCCTCTCCGCAATGCTGCGGCTCCGCCCCCTTCGGGTCCGCATCCCCTTTCAAACGTGGAAACACCACCTGGCAACCTGGCTCGAAGACACACTGCTGCTGACATTCGCGCGCATGGATGGCAACCTGGACCCTCCCCCTTCTCGGCATCTAACGCGCCTCCCGGCCCATGGCCGTCGTCACCTGGAAGAGTGGCTCCGGAGGACCAGCGTATAAGAGAATCGTTATCGACATACTCGCTGCAGACGGCTTCACATTCTCATCCGCATTCTCGACCCACCACTCCCCCGCCCCCTCATGCACCTGCCAATGGCAGTAGCAATGGGGCAGATGCATTTGGTGGTTGGTCCTGGAATTCGGCAGGCAATAGGGACACCAAGGGACCCCTATTTAAAGATTCATCGGCGCCTCCGACCAGAAGAGGCAGCATGGCGCACATCTTGAACCCAAGTGACACAGCTGAGAGGTCAGATGAGGACGAAGATCCacgtggtgatgatgatagAAAACGAAAACGAATGCAGTGA
- the COX18 gene encoding Cytochrome c oxidase assembly protein COX18: MPAFHRSASKLIPLTRASARPPTHLVSKPQLNPLTRRQFHLSAVGDAVVFTANSISSIHTAGIPWYLSIPLVALGVNFSFRLPIQYYTRQLVIKRSALNPLVSAWSSRHAVSTPRGSSEHAERLWKLRVAGLTEKSRKRIYKTFRVQRWKTLAPFLSMVPFVVVSEALRRLCGAPMGWISHSIGLANMDKVSATLSDASGLFDEGLAHGGCLWFADLTAMDPYYVLPMLCSALLARTSWGRLSKDQLGVLLSLDGSRAPKTPMARIQTGIGRALLLIPLFPMLFADLPSAIFLYWATTFALNDVNESILERAIPKQAPKLKMVQRIPPALPYLRGSHGDASKGAGSVH, translated from the coding sequence ATGCCGGCATTCCATAGATCAGCGTCAAAACTTATCCCCCTGACAAGAGCCTCCGCAAGACCACCAACTCATCTCGTCTCGAAACCTCAACTCAACCCTCTCACGCGACGCCAATTTCACCTCTCAGCCGTAGGAGATGCCGTTGTCTTCACGGCAAACAGTATCTCGTCCATCCACACCGCCGGAATCCCATGGTACTTGTCCATCCCGCTCGTCGCTCTCGGAGTGAACTTCTCCTTCCGCCTGCCCATCCAATACTACACAAGGCAGCTGGTAATTAAAAGAAGCGCCCTGAACCCGCTCGTATCAGCATGGAGCTCACGTCACGCCGTTTCCACTCCAAGGGGAAGTAGCGAGCATGCGGAGCGTCTTTGGAAGCTGCGCGTCGCAGGGTTGACGGAGAAGTCCCGCAAGAGGATATACAAGACGTTCCGGGTGCAGCGGTGGAAGACGCTGGCGCCGTTTCTAAGCATGGTGCCGTTTGTCGTCGTCTCGGAGGCTCTGAGACGGCTTTGCGGCGCTCCCATGGGGTGGATAAGTCATTCGATTGGGTTGGCGAATATGGACAAGGTGTCTGCTACCTTGTCGGATGCGAGTGGTTTGTTCGACGAGGGACTCGCGCATGGCGGGTGTCTGTGGTTTGCCGACTTGACAGCCATGGACCCTTACTATGTTCTGCCGATGCTGTGTtcggccttgttggcgcGAACGTCTTGGGGGAGGCTGTCCAAGGATCAGCTGGGCGTCCTGTTGAGTCTTGACGGGTCCCGGGCGCCAAAGAcgccgatggcgaggataCAGACGGGCATCGGCCGGGCACTGCTCTTGATTCCACTGTTTCCTATGTTGTTTGCGGATCTTCCAAGCGCTATTTTCTTGTACTGGGCGACTACGTTTGCGCTCAACGACGTGAATGAGTCCATCTTGGAGAGGGCTATTCCCAAGCAGGCTCCCAAGCTCAAAATGGTGCAGAGAATACCTCCCGCATTGCCGTATTTACGGGGAAGTCACGGAGACGCGAGCAAAGGTGCAGGGTCAGTGCACTAG
- the alg-11 gene encoding GDP-Man:Man(3)GlcNAc(2)-PP-Dol alpha-1,2-mannosyltransferase: MADTCTTPAAQGPFSFGLDPKTLAIAVTLLASSPFLFVVFAPVVANRVGRCLGFILRKRTEGRRTQLLSVMDEEDEKYCKENPEPKKTSSNEEWEAVGHSHLKTGAKDWNGIIGFFHPFCNAGGGGERVLWAAIRATQDRWPRAKCVVYTGDHDVTKDAILRRVESRFNIHLHPPTVQFLYLSKRHWVLASSWPHFTLLGQSVGSMILAWDAFSLLVPDIFIDTMGYAFALGLCKFLFRNVPTGAYVHYPTISTDMLDSLDPTSVVGSQGVNAGQGQGTRGFAKKTYWRLFAMIYSWVGSSIDVVMTNSTWTQGHVKSLWGPHRVQKDRNNPIAVVYPPVAVRELEQEVEVSEASEKNREQVLVYIAQFRPEKNHQLVLQSFAKFLKTKTKAAEKARLVLIGSVRDDQDSKKVYQLRLLVNELGIKDQIVFHLDASWPEILEWLRKASVGVNGMWNEHFGIGVVEYQAAGLISVVHNSGGPKLDIVIEVDGEPTGYHATNEEEFAEGFEKALSQPNPLAMRRRARKSAIRFTEEEFAKKWVDETSRLVAMRK, encoded by the exons atggccgatACCTGCACAACGCCGGCGGCTCAAGGCCCGTTTTCCTTTGGCCTGGACCCCAAGACGCTTGCAATAGCTGTGACactcttggcctcgtcgccattcctcttcgtcgtcttcgcccCCGTCGTTGCGAATCGAGTTGGTCGGTGTCTGGGTTTCATACTACGCAAGAGAACCGAGGGCCGGCGAACACAACTTCTCTCTGtgatggacgaggaggacgaaaAATACTGCAAAGAGAACCCCGAACCTAAGAAGACGAGCTCTAATGAGGAGTGGGAAGCTGTTGGCCATAGCCATCTGAAGACTGGGGCCAAGGACTGGAATGGCATCATTGGATTCTTCCACCCCTTTTG CAAtgctggcggtggcgggGAGCGGGTGCTGTGGGCTGCTATTCGCGCCACTCAGGATCGCTGGCCGAGAGCCAAGTGCGTCGTATACACGGGAGATCATGATGTAACCAAGGACGCCATACTGCGTCGTGTTGAG AGTCGATTTAATATTCACCTTCACCCGCCAACTGTCCAATTCCTATACCTTTCCAAACGCCATTGGGTTCTTGCTTCGAGTTGGCCACACTTCACCTTGCTCGGACAATCAGTTGGCTCCATGATTTTAGCTTGGGATGCCTTTTCCTTGCTTGTTCCGGATATTTTTATTGACACAATGGGATACGCATTTGCTCTGGGCCTATGCAAGTTTCTCTTTCGAAACGTCCCTACCGGCGCCTATGTCCACTACCCTACCATTTCGACCGACATGCTTGACTCTCTTGACCCGACTTCTGTGGTGGGATCGCAAGGAGTAAATGCCGGTCAGGGTCAGGGAACTCGTGGTTTTGCCAAGAAGACATACTGGCGCTTATTTGCCATGATCTATTCGTGGGTTGGCTCCTCGATTGACGTCGTCATGACCAACTCTACTTGGACGCAGGGTCATGTCAAGAGCTTATGGGGACCGCATAGAGTCCAAAAGGACAGAAACAATCCTATTGCAGTCGTATACCCACCCGTGGCTGTTCGCGAGCTGGAACAAGAAGTGGAAGTATCTGAGGCGAGTGAGAAGAATCGAGAACAGGTCCTTGTGTATATTGCTCAATTTCGACCCGAGAAGAACCATCAACTCGTCTTGCAGTCCTTTGCAAAGTTCTTAAAAACAAagaccaaggctgccgagaagGCGCGACTTGTTCTTATCGGCAGCGTGCGAGACGATCAGGATTCCAAGAAGGTGTACCAACTGAGACTCCTTGTTAACGAGCTCGGCATCAAGGACCAGATCGTGTTCCATCTTGATGCTTCATGGCCAGAAATTCTGGAGTGGTTGAGAAAGGCCTCTGTCGGCGTCAACGGCATGTGGAACGAGCACTTTGGTATAGGTGTAGTTGAGTACCAGGCGGCGGGTCTCATTTCAGTTGTTCATAACAGTGGGGGACCAAAGCTCGACATAGTCATAGAGGTGGATGGAGAACCAACTG GCTACCACGCAACCAACGAAGAAGAGTTTGCCGAAGGCTTTGAAAAGGCTTTGTCACAGCCTAACCCTCTGGCTATGCGCAGGCGCGCTCGCAAGTCAGCCATTAGATTCACCGAGGAAGAGTTCGCCAAGAAATGGGTTGATGAAACGAGCCGTCTGGTGGCAATGAGAAAATAA
- the GGT gene encoding Glutathione hydrolase proenzyme — protein sequence MVETLMPHLARLLLASLANYGFTHASALPEVVFRPTTDGSLGAVASESAECSAIGRDLLARGGNAADALVGTTFCVGVIGMYHSGIGGGGFAMVRDSAGNYEAVDFREAAPAAGHEDMYQGNVRGSIYGGLAVGVPSEVLGLEYIHSKYGSLPWKTVMQGAIHVARHGFRVSNDLVRYVERAVKERPNFLVEDPNWAQDFAPNGSLLQVGEIMTRKRYANTLEKIANQGSKVFYTGELAETLVNYIQQTNGTLTLSDFKNYKVISRPVKNVTYRGLHLYTMGTPASGSITLNILKIMEQFDVADSKDTNLTSHRFVEAMRFGYGARAELGDPAFVEGLDEYEAHLLDAAHAKQIRERISDEQTLPVREYDPKGVALPESHGTSHIVTADRSGMATSLTTTVNLLFGARIMDPSSGIILNNEMNDFSIPGVPNEFGFQPSVANFIRPGKRPLSSVAPVIAAFPDGKLFATVGAAGGSRIISSTTSALWRTIEQGMTMKEALREPRLHDQVMPNTLLLEYGFDAETAAGLGERKHNITWVGPGLSAVQGIRRLRDGSFEAASEPRQKNSGGFTI from the exons ATGGTAGAAACCCTCATGCCGCACCTCGCCCGGTTGCTCCTGGCCTCTCTCGCAAACTATGGCTTCACTCATGCCAGTGCCTTGCCGGAAGTTGTCTTTAGACCAACCACAGATGGATCCCTTGGTGCCGTTGCTAGCGAGAGTGCCGAGTGCAGTGCTATTGGCAGAGACTTGTTGGCTCGAGGC GGCAATGCTGCAGATGCCCTGGTAGGGACCACATTTTGtgtcggcgtcatcggcATGTACCACTCTGGCATTGGCGGAGGTGGATTCGCAATGGTCCGTGACTCCGCGGGTAACTATGAGGCAGTCGACTTTAGAGAAGCTGCTCCTGCAGCAGGCCATGAGGATATGTATCAGGGCAATGTCCGTGGAAGCATATACGGCGGCCTAGCTGTGGGAGTACCAAGTGAGGTTCTCGGGCTGGAATACATTCATAGCAAATATGGT TCACTGCCATGGAAGACCGTCATGCAAGGCGCCATTCATGTGGCCCGCCACGGCTTCAGGG TTTCAAACGATTTAGTACGCTACGTCGAGCGCGCTGTCAAGGAGAGGCCCAATTTTTTGGTGGAGGATCCTAACTGGGCACAAGACTTTGCCCCCAACG GGAGTCTTCTCCAGGTCGGCGAGATAATGACAAGAAAGCGTTATGCCAA CACTCTGGAGAAGATTGCAAATCAAGGCTCCAAGGTCTTTTACACAGGCGAACTCG CGGAAACATTGGTCAACTACATCCAACAAACAAACGGCACCCTGACATTGTCCGACTTCAAAAACTACAAAGTTATAAGTCGGCCTGTCAAAAACGTCACCTACCGTGGCCTCCATCTGTACACTATGGGCACTCCTGCCAGCGGTTCTATAACTCTCAACATTCTCAAAATCATGGAGCAGTTCGACGTAGCAGACTCGAAAGACACGAATCTCACATCTCATCGCTTTGTAGAAGCCATGCGCTTTGGGTACGGCGCTCGTGCTGAGCTTGGCGATCCAGCGTTTGTGGAGGGGCTAGATGAATACGAAGCGCATCTGTTAGATGCGGCTCACGCCAAGCAGATTAGGGAGCGTATTTCTGATGAGCAGACTCTCCCGGTGAGGGAGTATGATCCCAAGGGTGTGGCATTGCCCGAGAGTCACGGGACGTCGCATATCGTCACGGCTGATAGGTCTGGGATGGCCACGTCGCTTACTACGACTGTGAATTTATTGTTTGGTGCGCGGATCATGGACCCATCATCCGGTATTATTTT AAACAACGAAATGAATGACTTTTCCATACCCGGTGTTCCCAATGAATTCGGCTTCCAACCCTCCGTCGCCAACTTCATTCGCCCCGGAAAACGGCCCCTATCCAGCGTGGCCCCTGTCATCGCCGCATTtcccgacggcaagctgTTTGCCACTGTTGGAGCAGCGGGTGGTTCTCGCATCATTTCTTCCACTACAAGTGCTCTATGGCGTACCATTGAGCAAGGGATGACCATGAAAGAGGCGCTTCGCGAGCCGCGTCTTCACGACCAAGTGATGCCGAATACTCTACTTCTGGAATATGGATTTGATGCTGAAACGGCGGCAGGGCTCGGGGAGAGGAAGCACAATATTACGTGGGTGGGACCAGGTTTGAGTGCTGTTCAGGGTATTAGGAGGCTGCGCGATGGGTCATTTGAAGCGGCGAGCGAGCCTAGACAGAAGAATAGCGGAGGCTTTACAATATAG
- the NDC1 gene encoding Nucleoporin NDC1, with protein sequence MAGAPVRRAPYKDTLQPALHRRFSSTAILLLAVSYLEALLLANWSSYFWSWFPIGPAGFRTLLIFSCGLSILILRIAHYHVGLKTTESGLQALGSSLLSPPTYETALWYSISSFLFCSIFLFSMSESSNLHWITYLSGTRARLNERPLFLASYLGVCALFQTITHYKTDIDRLNFDISKHQTRVQQKALGVLPRSFQIVLLQLPGALAQSAQQAVSALLASLFIYYFILRSSAWGWALTFLRPFYSLPKTNIVPATWPTDIYLLVRCIYAGTLMQFVWAAGNTAFSVFMVREPLKNGNPLTSESKDPNGSLLNGLKSKKLSIKSFAMWELALIARDFEVRRQAIFCDIDRKDGPMWSQVYSICMELLKQIETRVDEYGKPPPSAFAQPNPVVETKQRTTAPVRREAIFTKKGETPRLLGGVEKALDQIARTPGSSPVSELSPLAKKTWKDAKDRMLTREQQEALSPEHLRSEFGNWTTSLLRIGYIGRLFRHDFRTRIAGVVLGTPYAEPTLYTNASQALCLLAVHSLAEDQFGNVHRDVPSIIRTLTAVIRKVEGLYQRFPLHWTDPSGTKESPEVDEILDALRTGLEQVVAQFEPYSSDLRLSLGDVRLAKEAIVKPEREAPAPKEKELVVKPKTIDEKNVEPSRNRREFKPQMEQAR encoded by the exons atggcgggCGCTCCAGTGCGAAGAGCTCCTTACAAGGACACTTTGCAGCCTGCTTTGCATAGGCGCTTTTCCTCAACCGCCATTCTTCTGCTGGCAGTGTCGTATTTGGAAGCCTTGCTCCTTGCCAACTGGAGCTCAT ATTTCTGGTCATGGTTTCCAATTGGGCCCGCCGGCTTCCGAACTCTACTCATCTTCTCTTGCGGACTGTCAATCCTCATCCTTCGGATCGCACATTATCATGTCGGACTGAAAACGACCGAATCTGGGTTGCAGGCTCTCGGCTCGTCTCTGCTTAGCCCCCCAACCTACGAGACGGCTTTATGGTACAGCATCTCGAGCTTCCTCTTCTGCTCCATCTTTTTGTTCTCAATGTCGGAATCTTCCAATCTGCACTGGATCACCTACCTTAGTGGCACCCGGGCACGACTGAACGAGAGGCCATTGTTTCTTGCTTCTTACTTGGGCGTCTGTGCTCTTTTTCAAACCATCACTCACTACAAAACTGATATTGACCGCCTGAATTTTGACATCTCCAAGCACCAGACTAGAGTACAGCAAAAGGCGCTAGGCGTTTTGCCGCGGTCTTTTCAAATCGTGCTGCTACAGCTTCCTGGCGCCCTTGCGCAATCCGCACAGCAAGCCGTCTCTGCTCTACTCGCGAGTCTTTTTATATACTACTTCATTCTGCGATCCTCTGCCTGGGGCTGGGCTTTGACCTTCCTTCGCCCATTTTACAGTCTCCCTAAAACCAATATTGTCCCCGCTACCTGGCCGACCGACATATACTTGTTAGTACGTTGCATTTATGCTGGGACACTGATGCAGTTTGTGTGGGCGGCGGGAAACACAGCTTTTTCCGTGTTCATGGTCAGAGAGCCCCTGAAAAATGGAAACCCTTTGACATCAGAATCAAAGGATCCAAATGGCAGTCTCCTTAACGGACTCAAGAGCAAGAAGCTCTCTATCAAG TCTTTTGCCATGTGGGAGCTTGCTCTCATTGCTCGAGATTTTGAGGTTCGGCGACAGGCTATTTTTTGTGATATTGACCGCAAAGATGGCCCCATGTGGTCACAAGTCTATTCAATCTGCATGGAACTTCTGAAGCAAATTGAAACTCGTGTTGATGAGTATGGGAAACCACCGCCATCGGCTTTCGCACAACCCAATCCGGTCGTCGAGACAAAGCAGCGTACAACAGCTCCGGTTCGACGGGAAGCCATCTTCACTAAGAAGGGCGAGACGCCTCGACTTCTTGGCGGGGTGGAAAAGGCCTTGGACCAAATTGCCAGAACCCCTGGCTCATCTCCAGTGTCCGAACTCAGCcccttggccaagaagacgtggaaggatgccaaggacaGAATGCTCACCAGGGAACAGCAGGAAGCGCTGTCTCCCGAGCATCTGCGAAGCGAATTTGGCAACTGGACGACTAGTCTTTTGAGAATTGGGTACATTGGCCGTCTGTTCCGTCACGATTTCCGCACTCGGATTGCCGGCGTCGTCCTGGGTACGCCATACGCTGAGCCAACTCTGTACACCAACGCTTCCCAGGCTCTTTGTCTGTTGGCAGTCCACAGCCTTGCTGAAGACCAATTTGGAAACGTTCACAGAGATGTTCCCAGCATCATCCGCACTCTGACTGCTGTCATACGGAAGGTTGAAGGCCTATATCAACGCTTTCCATTGCACTGGACTGATCCGAGTGGTACCAAGGAGTCACCAGAGGTGGACGAGATCCTAGATGCTCTAAGGACCGGCTTGGAACAGGTCGTGGCTCAATTTGAGCCATACAGCAGCGATCTAAGACTATCCCTAGGAGATGTTCGCTTAGCCAAGGAAGCTATTGTGAAGCCTGAGAGGGAGGCTCCCGCTCCAAAGGAAAAGGAACTAGTGGTAAAGCCAAAGACTATTGATGAGAAGAATGTAGAGCCGTCAAGGAACCGGCGGGAGTTTAAACCACAAATGGAACAAGCACGGTGA
- the mcl1 gene encoding Minichromosome loss protein 1 — translation MDSTASRPRPRPAHTQGTTRCAYTTDGNRLVTVGSNNTIRLYKTGSDGEPTNIDDCQEQNVSISAGKDFFVVGSEDGTVSLYNIEAANFERFLLRTTLPIRDVALTRDCQWCAVASDELSVKIVNIMDITQMKHLREHSKPARHVSLEPHGRLAALSCTDGIIYIYSLTSEEPELIRKVDGIIGTVDSDSEISTKVAWHPDGRAFAVPTPTKDIQVISKNDWEKQRRFADGHLADITALSWSPNGALLASAGKDGKVLVWETKTQSVIQRFDYSNVVDLAWHPSKNILSFATTDGEVFIYSDFLHDQFSPLLKLNTQPAPFIHDPLSEISGNRQQPPVNGHKIQPIPSRPRRDSLDSIGSLLDEDGEDDGFVVDDDGAGYAVGRGSKRGRDPDETFGGPSSKRAHLMQPQHHECFQPGSTPWMGNRKYLCLNLIGFVWTVDQDSHHTVTVEFYDHEFQRDFHFTDTFLYDKACLNESGALFSSPPKDDAPAYIFYRPHESWTQRSDWRTQLPRGEAVTAMSLSESFITVTTSANYVRVFTLFGMPYRVYRPKSSPMVTCASWRDYVLTIGNGPVGSDGTARLLYTIENIKRDEICQNEDTVALPEGATLKSVFFSDNGDPCIYDSTGTLLTLLHWRQPSRACWVPLLDTKLLSRLASGRKNETYFPVAVADHKFHCIILKGGDKYPYFPRPLLSEFDFSIPLASPSEKKKKSDDTEKEQDEVMDEDKEEEGEDFETRKLEQQFMLKGVQAAQLRDLVEATSGNHTQRSLLSRIELEIDKTLLQLLAVECRQGEDRGMRALEMVELMRDRTGRMMEAAGKVAERYGRTVLGEKIREVGEKRVGVMDEEGF, via the exons ATGGATTCGACAGCATcgcggccgcggccacggcctgccCATACCCAGGGAACCACCCGGTGTGCGTATACGACCGATGGCAATCGACTGGTGACTGTCGGCTCGAACAACACCATTCGACTCTACAAAACCGGCTCTGACGGCGAGCCTACAAACATAGACGACTGCCAGGAGCAAAACGTGTCCATCTCAGCGGGGAAGGACTTCTTTGTCGTTGGTTCCGAAGATGGCACCGTCAGTCTTTACAACATCGAGGCTGCCAACTTTGAACGCTTTCTTCTGCGTACCACTCTTCCCATCAGAGACGTTGCATTGACTCGCGACTGTCAATGGTGTGCTGTTGCTAGCGATGAGCTTAGTGTTAAGATTGTCAACATAATGGATATCACACAGATGAAGCATTTGCGAGAGCACAGCAAGCCTGCCAGGCATGTCTCCCTGGAGCCCCATGGAAGGCTAGCCGCGTTGTCTTGTACCGACGGTATCATATACATTTATTCCCTGACATCCGAGGAGCCTGAACTTATCCGCAAAGTGGATGGAATAATTGGAACCGTGGACTCTGATTCTGAGATATCAACCAAAGTTGCTTGGCATCCTGATGGACGTGCATTTGCCGTGCCAACCCCGACTAAAGATATCCAAGTTATTTCCAAGAACGACTGGGAGAAGCAGAGACGCTTCGCTGATGGTCACTTGGCCGACATAACTGCCCTTTCCTGGTCTCCAAATGGTGCCTTGTTAGCTTCGGCgggcaaggacggcaaggtcTTGGTCTGGGAAACCAAGACACAAAGTGTAATTCAACGATTTGACTACTCCAATGTAGTCGACCTCGCATGGCATCCGTCCAAGAATATTCTGTCATTTGCAACTACAGACGGCGAAGTTTTCATCTACTCGGACTTCCTCCATGACCAGTTTTCTCCATTATTGAAACTCAACACACAACCTGCTCCATTCATTCATGATCCTTTATCCGAGATATCGGGAAATCGGCAGCAACCTCCTGTCAATGGTCATAAAATCCAGCCAATTCCCAGTCGGCCTCGTAGGGATTCGTTAGACAGCATTGGCTCATtgcttgatgaagatgggGAAGATGACGGTTTTGTGGTCGACGATGACGGGGCTGGTTATGCGGTTGGCAGAGGAAGTAAACGAGGACGAGATCCGGACGAGACATTTGGCGGTCCTTCAAGCAAGAGGGCTCATCTCATGCAACCACAACACCATGAGTGCTTTCAACCCGGCTCGACTCCTTGGATGGGGAACAGGAAATACCTATGCCTGAATCTCATAGGATTTGTATGGACCGTGGATCAAGATTCGCACCATACAGTTACAGTGGAGTTTTATGACCACGAATTCCAGCGCGACTTCCATTTTACAGACACATTTCTCTACGACAAGGCTTGTCTGAATGAAAGTGGCGCCTTGTTCTCAAGTCCACCCAAAGATGATGCCCCCGCCTACATTTTCTACAGGCCACACGAGAGTTGGACTCAACGATCAGATTGGCGAACACAGTTACCCAGGGGTGAAGCCGTTACAGCAATGTCTTTGAGCGAGTCGTTCATTACGGTAACCACGTCCGCCAACTATGTTCGAGTTTTCACTCTATTTGGAATGCCCTACCGAGTGTATCGTCCCAAAAGCTCACCTATGGTGACTTGTGCCAGTTGGAGAGACTATGTGCTCACAATTGGCAATGGCCCTGTTGGATCTGATGGAACCGCCCGTCTACTCTACACGATTGAAAATATCAAACGCGATGAGATTTGCCAAAATGAGGACACAGTCGCTTTACCAGAAGGAGCAACACTCAAAAGTGTTTTCTTCTCAGATAACGGC GACCCATGCATTTACGACTCCACGGGCACCTTACTTACACTGCTTCACTGGCGTCAACCATCTCGTGCGTGCTGGGTGCCCTTACTGGACACCAAACTCCTGTCGCGTCTGGCGTCGGGCCGAAAAAACGAGACGTACTTTCCAGTTGCCGTCGCAGACCACAAGTTCCACTGCATCATCCTCAAGGGAGGCGACAAATACCCCTACTTCCCTCGACCACTGCTATCAGAGTTTGACTTCTCCATACCTTTGGCATCACCGTccgagaaaaagaagaaaagcgATGACACCGAGAAGGAGCAAGACGAAGTCATGGACGAAgacaaggaagaggaaggcgAAGACTTTGAGACGAGAAAGCTCGAGCAGCAATTTATGCTGAAGGGCGTTCAAGCCGCTCAACTAAGAGACCTCGTCGAGGCCACCTCCGGAAACCACACGCAAAGATCCCTCCTCTCCCGCATCGAGCTGGAAATCGACAAGACTCTTCTGCAATTACTAGCGGTGGAATGTCGCCAGGGCGAAGACCGCGGCATGCGTGCCCTCGAAATGGTGGAACTTATGCGTGACAGAACAGGCCGTATGATGGAGGCGGCAGGCAAGGTGGCCGAGCGTTACGGCCGCACCGTTTTGGGCGAAAAGATCCGCGAGGTTGGCGAGAAGAGGGTTGGCGTTATGGACGAGGAGGGCTTCTAA